In a single window of the Arthrobacter zhangbolii genome:
- a CDS encoding dihydrofolate reductase family protein, which produces MRKVTSALFSSVDGVVESPNLWQFDHFDEEMGPAMEAALSGMDTVLMGRSTYEQWAGYWPDPAHDDEFGLFINPVRKYVASRTLEGPLEWENSSLIDGDLEDFVADLRTTEGGTIGVQGSISVVRQLLFAGLLDELTLMVHPVVAGSGQRLFRPEDPTTRLELKNSQVTSSGNALLTYGLRSD; this is translated from the coding sequence ATGCGCAAGGTAACCTCAGCACTTTTCAGTTCGGTTGACGGCGTCGTGGAATCACCGAACCTTTGGCAGTTCGACCACTTCGACGAGGAGATGGGCCCGGCCATGGAAGCGGCGCTCTCCGGCATGGATACGGTGCTGATGGGCCGCTCCACCTACGAGCAGTGGGCCGGTTACTGGCCGGACCCGGCGCACGACGACGAGTTCGGACTGTTCATCAATCCCGTCCGCAAATACGTGGCTTCCCGCACCCTTGAGGGACCTCTGGAATGGGAGAACTCTTCCCTGATCGACGGGGATCTGGAGGATTTTGTCGCAGACCTCCGCACCACCGAAGGCGGCACCATCGGGGTCCAGGGCAGCATCTCGGTTGTCCGGCAACTGCTTTTTGCCGGCCTGCTGGATGAGCTCACCCTAATGGTGCATCCCGTGGTCGCCGGCAGCGGGCAGCGGCTCTTCCGGCCCGAAGACCCCACCACCCGGCTGGAGCTGAAAAACTCCCAGGTCACGTCCTCCGGCAATGCCCTGCTTACCTACGGCCTGCGTTCGGACTGA
- a CDS encoding alpha/beta hydrolase family protein produces MPVTSEQLSLRVGEATVSAEFSRPAEPAAVVVVAHGAGTGMEHPFLTGFSEALNHAGLATLRFNFPYREAGRKFPDKAPVAVEAWRTAMEAALTRSGDTPVWACGKSFGGRMASMAVAEGMPAAGLVYLGYPLHPPGKPEKLRDAHLYGITVPMLFLQGTRDPFALPGELEPIAGRIGTNARIQYVDGGNHSFEVRGQKRPAEVIGAALADPAAEFVLLSPNAGRR; encoded by the coding sequence ATGCCCGTTACGTCCGAACAGCTGTCCCTTCGCGTCGGTGAGGCAACGGTCTCCGCAGAGTTTTCACGCCCCGCCGAGCCGGCCGCCGTCGTCGTGGTGGCGCACGGAGCCGGCACCGGCATGGAGCATCCGTTCCTGACCGGGTTTTCGGAGGCCTTGAACCATGCCGGCCTGGCGACCCTGCGGTTCAACTTTCCCTACCGGGAGGCCGGCCGGAAATTCCCGGACAAGGCACCGGTTGCTGTTGAGGCGTGGAGAACAGCCATGGAGGCTGCGCTGACCCGCAGCGGGGATACGCCGGTATGGGCCTGTGGGAAATCGTTCGGCGGTCGGATGGCTTCCATGGCCGTTGCCGAGGGCATGCCGGCGGCCGGACTGGTGTACCTGGGCTATCCGCTGCATCCCCCGGGCAAACCGGAAAAGCTGCGGGATGCACACCTGTACGGAATCACCGTGCCCATGCTGTTCCTGCAGGGCACCCGCGATCCGTTTGCACTGCCGGGTGAACTGGAACCAATAGCCGGCCGGATCGGGACGAATGCGCGTATTCAGTACGTCGACGGCGGGAACCATTCCTTTGAAGTCCGGGGGCAGAAGCGTCCGGCAGAGGTGATCGGTGCAGCGCTGGCGGACCCGGCGGCTGAATTCGTGCTCCTCAGTCCGAACGCAGGCCGTAGGTAA
- the glnA gene encoding type I glutamate--ammonia ligase, whose protein sequence is MFKNADEVLKFIADEQVKFVDIRFTDVPGVQQHFNVPAKTVDADFFVNGQLFDGSSIRGFQGIAESDMQLIPDVTTAFIDPFRMEKTLALNFSIVNPRTGEPYHRDPRGVAERAEAYLASTGIADTAFFGSEAEFYIFDNVQYESSPKGSFYKVDSIEAPWNSGREEEGGNLGNKTPYKGGYFPVAPVDKQADLRDAISVELDNVGLEVERAHHEVGGAGQAEINYKFTTLTHAADDLQKFKYIVKNVADAWGKSATFMPKPIFGDNGSGMHCHQSLWNGGEPLFYDEKGYAGLSDLARWYIGGLLKHASAVLAFTNPTVNSYRRLVKGFEAPVNMVYSQGNRSAAIRIPITGSNPKAKRLEFRAPDPSSNPYLAFSAQLMAGLDGIKNRIEPADPIDKDLYELPPEEAQHIQKAPGSLEEALVALENDNEFLQAGGVFTQDMIDSWIAYKREFEILPLAMRPNPFEFELYYGV, encoded by the coding sequence ATGTTCAAGAACGCGGACGAGGTCCTCAAGTTCATCGCTGACGAGCAAGTGAAGTTCGTCGACATCCGATTCACCGACGTTCCCGGAGTGCAGCAGCACTTCAACGTGCCGGCCAAAACCGTCGATGCCGATTTCTTCGTCAACGGTCAGCTGTTCGACGGCTCATCCATCCGCGGCTTCCAGGGCATCGCCGAGTCCGACATGCAGCTGATCCCGGACGTCACCACGGCGTTCATCGATCCCTTCCGCATGGAGAAGACGCTGGCGCTTAACTTCTCCATCGTGAACCCCCGCACCGGCGAGCCGTACCACCGCGATCCCCGCGGCGTGGCCGAGCGTGCCGAGGCCTACCTGGCCTCCACAGGCATCGCCGACACGGCCTTCTTCGGCTCCGAGGCCGAGTTCTACATCTTCGACAACGTCCAGTACGAGTCCTCCCCCAAGGGAAGCTTCTACAAGGTGGACTCGATCGAAGCCCCGTGGAACAGCGGCCGCGAGGAAGAGGGCGGCAACCTGGGCAACAAGACCCCGTACAAGGGCGGCTACTTCCCCGTGGCGCCGGTGGACAAGCAGGCTGACCTGCGCGACGCCATCAGCGTTGAGCTGGACAATGTGGGCCTCGAAGTTGAGCGCGCCCACCACGAGGTCGGCGGCGCCGGCCAGGCCGAGATCAACTACAAGTTCACCACCCTGACCCACGCTGCGGATGACCTGCAGAAGTTCAAGTACATCGTGAAGAACGTTGCCGACGCCTGGGGCAAGTCCGCCACCTTTATGCCGAAACCGATCTTCGGTGACAACGGTTCGGGCATGCACTGCCACCAGTCGCTGTGGAACGGGGGCGAGCCGCTGTTCTATGACGAGAAGGGTTACGCCGGCCTTTCGGACCTGGCCCGCTGGTACATTGGCGGCCTGCTCAAGCACGCCTCCGCCGTGCTGGCCTTCACCAACCCGACGGTGAACTCCTACCGCCGCCTGGTCAAGGGCTTCGAGGCTCCGGTGAACATGGTCTACTCGCAGGGCAACCGCTCGGCTGCCATCCGCATTCCGATCACCGGTTCCAACCCGAAGGCCAAGCGCCTCGAATTCCGTGCGCCGGATCCCTCCTCCAACCCGTACCTGGCGTTCTCCGCCCAGCTGATGGCCGGCCTGGACGGCATCAAGAACCGCATTGAGCCTGCCGACCCGATCGACAAGGACCTTTACGAGCTGCCGCCCGAAGAGGCACAGCACATCCAGAAGGCTCCGGGCTCCCTCGAAGAGGCTCTCGTTGCCCTGGAAAACGACAACGAGTTCCTCCAGGCAGGCGGCGTGTTCACCCAGGACATGATCGACAGCTGGATCGCGTACAAGCGCGAGTTCGAAATCCTGCCGCTGGCCATGCGCCCGAACCCGTTCGAGTTCGAGCTTTACTACGGCGTCTAG
- a CDS encoding RDD family protein, translated as MVDRSDLGSWLEGPPSDESTWPGKRLGRPKTGPGSIARVGPRLGALLIDWAVASLIAYWLFGGDDFAILAVFAAEQIVMIGILGCSIGHRVFSLQVQKMNGLPAGIPAAIVRAVLLCLVIPPVVFDADQRGLHDRAMGTVLVKVKY; from the coding sequence GTGGTCGATAGAAGCGATTTAGGTTCCTGGCTGGAAGGCCCTCCCTCCGATGAGAGCACCTGGCCCGGCAAGCGCCTCGGCCGGCCCAAAACGGGCCCCGGTTCGATAGCGCGGGTTGGCCCGCGCCTGGGCGCGCTGCTCATCGACTGGGCCGTTGCCTCGCTGATTGCCTACTGGCTGTTCGGCGGCGATGACTTTGCGATCCTGGCCGTCTTCGCGGCCGAGCAGATCGTGATGATCGGAATCCTTGGCTGCAGCATCGGGCATCGCGTCTTCAGCCTGCAGGTACAGAAAATGAACGGGCTGCCGGCCGGTATTCCCGCTGCCATTGTGCGCGCAGTGCTGTTGTGCCTGGTGATTCCGCCTGTTGTGTTCGACGCCGACCAGCGCGGCCTGCACGACCGCGCCATGGGCACGGTCCTGGTGAAGGTTAAATACTAG
- a CDS encoding NAD-dependent epimerase/dehydratase family protein, whose product MIDVSRQPGQVQRAVRDLSAVSGFYLFVSTGNVYAGQSGHGQDEDAPLLAPLASDVMETMESYGPAKVACEQAVTSGFGVSNRAIVRSGLIGGPGDTSGRSGYWPLRFAHPADAGGRVLVPDAGTQPTQLIDVRDLAQWLVQLAREQKPGVFNAGGGQMPLGRHLETAAAVAQEAAAGNEAAASVPAQQAWLLGQGVHEWSGPRSLPLWLADPQWHGMNARSNLRAAQAGLSLRPLAETLADTLAWEEAAGVDRPRGAGLTREEEQELLGRLDEAAALADTKGKTKQGKTKGPLERSPSAENG is encoded by the coding sequence GTGATCGATGTGTCCCGCCAGCCCGGACAGGTCCAGCGGGCCGTCCGGGATCTGTCCGCGGTGAGTGGTTTCTACCTGTTTGTCTCCACCGGCAACGTCTATGCCGGACAAAGCGGGCACGGGCAGGATGAAGACGCTCCGCTGCTGGCACCGCTGGCATCCGACGTCATGGAAACCATGGAGAGCTACGGCCCGGCGAAGGTGGCCTGCGAGCAGGCGGTAACCTCCGGGTTCGGCGTATCGAACCGGGCGATCGTGCGGTCCGGGCTGATTGGAGGCCCCGGCGACACATCCGGCCGCAGCGGATACTGGCCGCTGCGCTTCGCGCATCCCGCCGACGCCGGCGGCAGGGTCCTGGTACCCGACGCCGGCACACAGCCCACGCAGCTCATCGACGTCCGCGACCTCGCCCAATGGCTGGTGCAGCTGGCCCGTGAACAAAAGCCGGGGGTCTTCAACGCCGGTGGGGGACAGATGCCCCTCGGGCGCCATCTTGAAACGGCCGCCGCCGTTGCACAGGAGGCCGCAGCAGGGAACGAGGCGGCGGCGTCCGTGCCGGCGCAGCAGGCATGGCTCCTTGGACAGGGGGTTCATGAATGGTCCGGACCCCGCTCGCTGCCGCTATGGCTGGCTGACCCGCAGTGGCACGGGATGAATGCGCGGTCGAACCTGCGCGCGGCGCAGGCGGGTCTTAGCCTGCGCCCCCTGGCCGAAACCCTGGCCGACACACTCGCCTGGGAGGAAGCGGCCGGCGTCGACCGCCCCCGCGGTGCCGGCCTCACCCGCGAGGAAGAGCAGGAGCTGCTGGGCCGGCTCGATGAGGCAGCCGCGCTGGCTGACACAAAGGGAAAAACAAAGCAGGGCAAAACAAAAGGGCCCCTCGAAAGGAGCCCTTCTGCAGAAAACGGCTAA
- a CDS encoding DUF4191 domain-containing protein, translated as MAKSTDPDAPQSARKGLFSRKPKGEKKPKKQGRLKQIAEVFRMTRRNDPNVVWLMVGAFFGIIAVGLLIGLLIDNWITMLIVAIPIGLLAAMFILSRRAERAAFSQIEGQPGASGAALSVLRRGWILEEQPVAVNPRTQEAVFRAIGRPGIILVTEGAPARARALADGERRRMNRIAPKVPVHIIQTGRGEGQVPLAKVATTAKKLPKELTKQEVAAVNKRLSALGTRLPIPKGIDPYRARPDRKATRGR; from the coding sequence ATGGCCAAAAGCACTGATCCCGACGCACCCCAGAGCGCCCGCAAGGGTCTCTTCTCCCGCAAGCCGAAGGGGGAAAAGAAGCCCAAAAAGCAAGGGCGCCTAAAGCAGATCGCCGAAGTCTTCAGGATGACGCGGCGGAATGATCCGAACGTCGTCTGGCTGATGGTGGGCGCGTTCTTCGGCATCATTGCCGTGGGGCTGCTGATCGGCCTGCTGATTGACAACTGGATCACCATGCTGATCGTTGCCATCCCGATCGGCCTGCTGGCAGCCATGTTCATCCTCTCCCGCCGTGCTGAGCGGGCCGCTTTCTCGCAGATCGAAGGCCAGCCCGGGGCATCCGGCGCCGCCCTGAGCGTGCTGCGCCGCGGCTGGATCCTGGAGGAACAGCCGGTTGCCGTGAATCCGCGCACCCAGGAAGCCGTGTTCCGCGCCATCGGGCGTCCCGGCATCATCCTGGTGACCGAAGGAGCCCCCGCACGTGCCCGGGCACTGGCCGACGGCGAACGCCGCCGGATGAACCGCATTGCCCCCAAGGTTCCGGTCCACATCATCCAGACCGGCCGCGGCGAGGGCCAGGTTCCGCTGGCGAAGGTAGCCACCACGGCAAAGAAACTCCCCAAGGAACTGACCAAGCAGGAAGTTGCCGCGGTCAATAAGCGCCTGTCCGCACTGGGTACCCGGCTGCCGATCCCCAAGGGCATTGACCCGTACCGCGCCCGTCCGGACCGCAAGGCCACCCGCGGACGTTAG
- the lipA gene encoding lipoyl synthase, whose protein sequence is MTLAPEGRRLLRIEQRNAAVPVERKPEWIKAKVNMGPEFVELKKQVKKEGLHTVCEEAGCPNIFECWEDREATFLIGGSECTRRCDFCQIDTGKPSPLDRLEPTKVARSVQQMNLRYATVTGVARDDLEDEGVWLYAETIRKIHELNPGTGVEILIPDFSGKVEHIIDICEAQPEVFAHNVETVPRLFKRIRPAFRYERSLDVITQGQNMGMVTKSNLILGMGETREEVSGALKDLRDAGCDLLTITQYLRPSERHLPVDRWVKPQEFVDISTEAEELGFLGVMSGPLVRSSYRAGRLWATAMRRKGRELPPQLAHIEDSGSTLQEASSILARG, encoded by the coding sequence GTGACCCTCGCCCCTGAAGGACGACGCCTGCTGCGCATCGAACAGCGCAATGCAGCCGTTCCCGTGGAACGCAAGCCTGAGTGGATCAAGGCCAAAGTGAACATGGGGCCTGAGTTCGTGGAGCTGAAAAAGCAGGTGAAGAAAGAAGGCCTGCACACGGTCTGCGAAGAGGCCGGCTGCCCCAACATCTTTGAATGCTGGGAAGACCGCGAAGCCACGTTCCTGATTGGCGGCTCGGAGTGCACGCGGCGGTGCGACTTCTGCCAGATCGACACCGGCAAGCCGTCCCCGCTTGACCGGCTGGAACCCACCAAGGTGGCCCGTTCGGTCCAGCAGATGAACCTGCGCTACGCCACCGTCACCGGCGTGGCCCGCGACGACCTTGAGGATGAGGGTGTCTGGCTCTACGCCGAGACCATCAGGAAGATCCATGAGCTGAACCCCGGCACCGGCGTCGAAATCCTCATTCCCGATTTTTCCGGGAAGGTTGAGCACATTATCGACATCTGCGAAGCGCAGCCCGAGGTTTTCGCGCACAACGTGGAAACGGTTCCCCGCCTGTTTAAGCGGATCCGGCCTGCCTTCCGGTACGAGCGCTCACTTGATGTCATCACCCAGGGACAGAACATGGGCATGGTCACCAAGTCCAACCTGATCCTCGGTATGGGTGAGACACGTGAAGAGGTGTCCGGTGCACTGAAGGACCTGCGCGACGCCGGCTGCGACTTGCTCACCATCACGCAGTACCTGCGGCCCAGCGAACGGCACCTGCCGGTTGACCGGTGGGTCAAGCCGCAGGAGTTCGTGGACATCAGCACCGAGGCCGAGGAACTGGGTTTCCTGGGTGTGATGAGCGGGCCCCTGGTCCGTTCCTCCTACCGTGCCGGCCGTCTGTGGGCCACCGCCATGCGCCGTAAGGGCCGGGAACTGCCTCCGCAGTTGGCGCACATCGAGGATTCCGGCAGTACGCTGCAGGAAGCCTCGTCCATCCTCGCCCGCGGCTGA
- the lipB gene encoding lipoyl(octanoyl) transferase LipB, with translation MALEFTRVGLAPHYVDYLAGWDLQRQLHRAVLEDNAPNRVLLLEHHPVYTAGRRTEPHERPFDGTPVVNVDRGGKLTWHGPGQLVGYPILKLADPAHIRAYVDALEAAVIAVLRDYGLAGTRIEGRSGVWLPGDGQPFGVPDRKIAAVGIRVDHGVTMHGFSLNCSNDLAPYSQIIACGITDAGTTSISAETGRTVTPADVVARVEEELTAREADLTGTTTVKITPGSGAIPAASRPKGALL, from the coding sequence ATGGCTTTGGAGTTCACCCGCGTAGGCCTGGCTCCGCACTACGTGGATTATTTGGCAGGCTGGGACCTCCAGCGGCAGCTTCACCGGGCAGTTCTTGAGGACAATGCACCCAACAGAGTCCTGCTCCTGGAGCATCATCCGGTGTACACGGCAGGACGCCGCACCGAGCCGCATGAGCGTCCCTTCGACGGGACACCCGTGGTCAATGTCGACCGCGGCGGAAAGCTCACGTGGCACGGGCCGGGACAGCTGGTGGGCTACCCCATCCTCAAGCTGGCTGATCCGGCCCACATCAGGGCTTATGTAGACGCACTGGAGGCTGCAGTGATCGCTGTACTGCGCGACTACGGGCTGGCCGGAACCCGCATCGAGGGGCGCTCCGGCGTCTGGCTCCCAGGGGACGGGCAGCCGTTCGGCGTCCCGGACCGGAAGATAGCCGCCGTGGGCATCCGGGTGGACCACGGAGTCACCATGCACGGCTTCTCACTGAACTGCAGCAACGACCTCGCCCCCTACAGCCAGATCATCGCCTGCGGGATTACCGACGCCGGCACCACCTCCATCAGCGCAGAGACCGGCCGGACGGTTACGCCGGCCGACGTCGTCGCCCGGGTGGAGGAAGAGCTCACCGCCCGGGAAGCAGACCTGACCGGCACCACCACCGTGAAAATCACCCCCGGCTCCGGCGCCATCCCTGCCGCCAGCCGGCCGAAAGGAGCCCTGCTGTGA
- a CDS encoding serine/threonine-protein kinase, which translates to MENRAETAAEGTGAGNIGMGDTGAGNAGAGDAGVRNTAARGTEQDAREAAGPAPVLPGYTAVRLLGVGGSGAVWLVRNDAGEPFALKVVRGAGDRPPNAFELRREANVLARLEHPNLLQLHAVAETDRGAGLLSTYAPGGSVAALVAARGPVAPGEAVSILVGLAAALGYLHARGAAHGDISPGNILFAADGKPLLGDFGQARLLGAPGEERLGTPGYEPPENTGNRGARLGTAGDIFALSAVGWFLLTGKAPPPFRERPPLSILVPGVGRLLPALLEAGLHEEPDERPSADEFAAAAYRSTPALPVDLAASVHPEVLPELLTRRTRSATGQERRRFGLRRAGTNRRAGSRGADRGGTGIRRRRAGRSGWDAGRRGRNAGAPARDRRRTAAEPGGSGAERFGRRSRNRPGTAGDGRSPAGTEGDRRPRRRRRGGRSTLWPAAATALVLAVLVLAGVALAAPEVLRPAAGEPPAGSGQLTPPPGEAPGTGGPVKQAQPVETLLAEASVPDPAQALPALAELRARAFATADPELLHLVNAPGSQALREDQQQISRLARDGHTLRGLDMQAAVLATADGGDRQRAAAGDAPGETAGLTVRLEVSAYEQVDAEGSVVHQADGQQQQVQLVLLRSDGAWKISRILAAGEGMVLHGEAGTER; encoded by the coding sequence ATGGAGAACAGAGCGGAAACCGCAGCAGAGGGCACCGGGGCAGGGAACATCGGTATGGGGGACACCGGTGCGGGGAACGCCGGAGCGGGTGACGCCGGAGTGCGAAACACCGCAGCCCGGGGTACGGAACAGGACGCCCGGGAGGCGGCCGGACCGGCACCGGTGTTGCCGGGCTATACCGCAGTCCGGTTGCTGGGGGTGGGCGGCAGCGGGGCAGTCTGGCTGGTTCGCAATGACGCCGGAGAGCCGTTTGCGCTCAAGGTTGTCCGGGGCGCAGGAGACCGGCCGCCGAATGCCTTTGAGCTTCGGAGGGAAGCGAACGTCCTGGCGCGTCTGGAGCACCCGAACCTGCTGCAGCTGCACGCAGTTGCGGAAACGGACCGGGGGGCCGGGTTGCTCAGCACCTATGCGCCGGGAGGCAGCGTCGCGGCACTCGTGGCCGCCCGGGGCCCGGTGGCTCCCGGCGAGGCAGTGAGCATACTTGTTGGCCTGGCCGCTGCGCTTGGCTACCTGCACGCACGGGGAGCAGCCCACGGAGACATTTCACCGGGCAACATCCTTTTCGCCGCCGACGGCAAACCGCTGCTGGGGGATTTCGGGCAGGCACGGCTGTTGGGGGCACCGGGGGAGGAACGGCTCGGCACCCCCGGCTATGAGCCGCCGGAGAACACCGGAAACCGGGGCGCAAGGCTGGGCACCGCGGGGGATATTTTTGCGCTCTCGGCCGTGGGCTGGTTCCTCCTCACCGGAAAGGCTCCGCCGCCGTTCCGGGAACGCCCGCCGCTGTCCATCCTGGTGCCCGGTGTGGGGAGGCTGCTGCCGGCCCTGCTGGAAGCGGGACTCCACGAGGAACCGGACGAGCGGCCGTCCGCAGACGAATTTGCCGCAGCGGCCTACCGCAGCACGCCGGCCCTGCCTGTGGATCTGGCGGCATCAGTGCACCCGGAGGTCCTGCCGGAACTGCTGACCCGGCGGACCCGCTCGGCAACCGGGCAGGAAAGACGCAGGTTCGGCCTGAGACGGGCCGGCACGAACAGGCGCGCCGGCAGCCGCGGGGCGGACCGGGGCGGTACGGGTATCCGCCGGCGCAGGGCCGGGAGGTCAGGATGGGATGCCGGGAGGAGGGGGAGGAACGCGGGAGCACCCGCCCGGGACCGGAGGCGGACTGCCGCCGAGCCGGGCGGGTCGGGAGCTGAACGGTTCGGCAGGCGGAGCCGGAACCGGCCGGGAACGGCGGGCGATGGACGCAGCCCTGCGGGTACTGAGGGGGACAGGCGGCCACGGCGGCGGCGCCGCGGTGGCCGCAGTACGCTGTGGCCCGCCGCCGCCACCGCGCTGGTGCTTGCGGTACTGGTGCTCGCCGGCGTCGCCCTTGCTGCTCCCGAGGTGCTCCGCCCGGCGGCTGGCGAACCGCCTGCCGGTTCCGGGCAGCTGACGCCACCGCCCGGAGAGGCTCCCGGAACGGGCGGCCCGGTGAAACAGGCCCAGCCGGTGGAAACCCTGCTGGCGGAGGCTTCCGTTCCGGACCCGGCACAGGCCCTGCCCGCGCTCGCAGAACTGCGGGCTCGGGCGTTCGCCACAGCCGATCCCGAGCTGCTGCACCTCGTTAATGCCCCGGGGTCCCAGGCCCTGCGGGAGGACCAGCAGCAGATCAGCCGGCTTGCACGTGACGGCCATACCCTCCGCGGACTGGACATGCAGGCGGCGGTCCTGGCCACGGCGGACGGCGGGGACAGGCAACGGGCGGCAGCAGGGGACGCCCCCGGGGAGACGGCCGGGCTCACTGTACGGCTGGAGGTCTCCGCCTACGAACAGGTGGACGCGGAAGGCAGTGTGGTGCATCAGGCCGACGGGCAGCAGCAACAGGTACAGCTGGTGTTGCTGCGCAGCGACGGAGCATGGAAAATCAGCCGGATTCTCGCAGCCGGCGAAGGCATGGTCCTACACGGGGAAGCCGGTACCGAAAGATAG